One window of the Allorhizobium ampelinum S4 genome contains the following:
- a CDS encoding SDR family NAD(P)-dependent oxidoreductase encodes MTVDLKGRIALVTGASRGIGYFTALELAKAGAHVIACARTVGGLEDLDDAITSAGGSATLVPFDLADMGAIDALGGSIFERWGKLDILVANAGVLGTISPVAHVEAKVFEKVMTINVTATWRLIRSIDPLITKSDQGRALILSSAAPHKCKPFWGPYSASKAAVEALARTWAAENQRLPLRVLSIDPGATRTAMRAQAMPGEDPDTLPHPSEVAKALLPLVGPQQTETGKLFIVREQKIVDYPPYS; translated from the coding sequence ATGACGGTTGATCTCAAGGGACGGATCGCGCTGGTCACCGGAGCGTCACGCGGCATCGGCTATTTCACCGCCCTTGAACTGGCAAAGGCAGGCGCGCATGTGATTGCCTGCGCCCGCACCGTCGGGGGTCTGGAAGACCTTGATGACGCCATTACCTCGGCAGGTGGTAGCGCGACCCTGGTGCCGTTCGATCTCGCCGACATGGGCGCCATCGATGCGCTGGGCGGATCGATTTTCGAGCGCTGGGGCAAGCTGGATATTCTGGTTGCCAATGCTGGCGTGCTCGGGACGATTTCGCCCGTTGCCCATGTCGAGGCCAAGGTATTCGAAAAGGTGATGACCATCAATGTCACCGCCACCTGGCGGCTGATCCGCTCGATCGATCCGCTGATCACCAAATCCGACCAGGGCCGTGCCCTGATCCTGTCCTCCGCCGCACCGCATAAATGCAAGCCTTTCTGGGGCCCCTATTCCGCATCCAAGGCTGCGGTTGAAGCCTTAGCCCGCACCTGGGCTGCCGAAAACCAGCGCCTACCGCTCCGCGTCCTTTCCATTGACCCTGGTGCCACCCGCACGGCGATGCGCGCCCAGGCCATGCCGGGCGAAGACCCTGATACATTGCCGCATCCCTCAGAAGTCGCCAAAGCCCTGTTGCCACTGGTCGGGCCGCAACAGACGGAAACAGGCAAGCTGTTTATCGTCCGGGAACAGAAGATCGTCGATTATCCGCCCTACAGCTGA
- the rfbD gene encoding dTDP-4-dehydrorhamnose reductase, whose product MSGVKRYLVTGLAGQVVQSLLEKASDRKDIDLVALGRPQLDLADPATIEAAVLAAKPDLIISAAAYTAVDQAETDEATAFTVNGEGPGELARVAKALDIPIIHISTDYVFDGSKASPYNEADPVAPLGVYGRSKLEGERRVAAETDNHAILRTAWVYSPFGKNFLLTMLRLAETRDELGVVADQIGNPTSALDIADAVLKVADNLLSSKAADLRGTFHMTGTGEASWAEFAREIFRLSAEQNDPSAKVNPIPASAYPTPAKRPANSRLDCAKLARVHAIDIPDWRVSTQLVIDRLRRPAAV is encoded by the coding sequence ATGAGCGGCGTGAAGCGCTATCTGGTGACGGGCCTAGCCGGACAGGTCGTGCAGTCGCTGCTTGAGAAAGCCAGTGATCGCAAGGATATCGACCTTGTCGCCCTGGGTCGGCCACAGCTTGATCTGGCCGATCCCGCGACGATTGAAGCGGCTGTGTTGGCCGCGAAACCCGACCTGATTATTTCGGCTGCCGCTTATACCGCGGTCGACCAGGCCGAAACCGACGAGGCCACGGCCTTTACGGTCAATGGCGAAGGGCCGGGGGAATTGGCGCGGGTTGCCAAGGCGCTGGATATCCCGATCATCCATATCTCGACCGATTATGTCTTCGATGGCAGCAAGGCTTCGCCCTATAACGAGGCCGATCCGGTTGCGCCGCTTGGCGTCTATGGCCGCAGCAAGCTGGAAGGCGAGCGCCGGGTGGCGGCTGAAACCGATAACCACGCGATCCTGCGCACGGCCTGGGTCTATAGCCCGTTCGGCAAGAATTTTCTGCTGACCATGTTGCGGCTGGCTGAAACCCGCGATGAACTGGGCGTGGTGGCCGACCAGATCGGCAATCCGACCTCGGCGCTCGATATTGCCGATGCGGTGTTGAAGGTGGCTGATAACCTGCTGTCGTCCAAGGCCGCCGATCTGCGCGGCACGTTCCATATGACGGGAACGGGAGAGGCGAGCTGGGCGGAGTTTGCAAGGGAGATCTTCAGGCTGTCGGCTGAGCAAAACGACCCTTCGGCCAAAGTCAATCCAATCCCGGCCAGCGCCTACCCGACGCCCGCCAAACGGCCTGCGAATTCCCGGCTGGATTGCGCCAAACTGGCCAGAGTTCATGCTATCGATATCCCCGATTGGCGCGTATCGACGCAACTGGTCATCGACCGGTTACGCCGACCAGCCGCAGTTTAG
- the galE gene encoding UDP-glucose 4-epimerase GalE, whose product MKNILVVGGAGYIGSHACKALSKAGYTPVVYDNLVHGHADSVKWGPFEQGDIADGARLDAVLSQYQPECVMHFAAFAAVGESVTDPAKYYNNNIHGSVCLLDAMRRNGVDTIVFSSTCATYGEVKSLPIVEEAPQSPVNPYGFSKLVIEQALKDYGHAYGLKWVAMRYFNAAGLDPEGDLGERHDPETHAIPLAVLAAMRQTEFNVFGTDYDTPDGTAVRDYIHVCDLADAHVLAIDYLQKGGESGAFNLATGKGTSVKDLLEAVSEAVGAQVPIKYAPRRAGDAPALYASGDKARSLLGWTPRYTDINLIVKTAADWFKAHRN is encoded by the coding sequence ATGAAGAATATCCTTGTCGTCGGCGGCGCCGGCTATATCGGAAGCCACGCCTGCAAGGCCTTGTCCAAGGCGGGTTACACACCTGTGGTCTATGACAACCTGGTTCACGGCCACGCGGATTCGGTCAAATGGGGACCGTTCGAACAAGGTGACATTGCCGATGGCGCACGGCTCGATGCCGTTCTCAGCCAATACCAGCCGGAATGCGTGATGCATTTCGCAGCCTTCGCCGCTGTTGGTGAATCGGTGACGGACCCGGCAAAGTATTACAATAACAACATCCATGGGTCCGTCTGCCTGTTGGATGCCATGCGCCGCAATGGCGTTGACACCATTGTGTTTTCCTCGACCTGCGCCACCTATGGCGAGGTGAAAAGCCTGCCAATCGTTGAGGAAGCTCCGCAGAGCCCGGTCAATCCCTATGGATTTTCCAAGCTGGTGATCGAGCAGGCGCTGAAGGATTACGGCCATGCCTATGGGTTGAAATGGGTGGCCATGCGCTATTTCAACGCCGCCGGTCTCGATCCGGAAGGCGATCTTGGCGAACGTCACGATCCGGAAACCCATGCCATTCCGTTGGCGGTTCTGGCGGCCATGCGCCAGACCGAGTTCAACGTGTTCGGCACCGATTACGATACGCCTGATGGCACTGCCGTCCGCGACTATATCCATGTCTGCGATCTTGCCGATGCCCATGTCCTGGCTATCGATTACCTGCAAAAGGGCGGCGAAAGCGGTGCCTTCAATCTTGCGACCGGCAAGGGTACATCGGTCAAGGACTTGCTGGAAGCAGTGTCTGAGGCCGTCGGCGCGCAGGTGCCGATCAAATATGCGCCAAGGCGGGCTGGCGATGCGCCAGCTCTTTACGCCTCCGGCGACAAGGCCCGCAGCCTTTTGGGCTGGACGCCGCGCTATACCGATATCAACCTGATCGTGAAAACCGCGGCGGACTGGTTCAAGGCCCACCGCAACTAA
- the rfbA gene encoding glucose-1-phosphate thymidylyltransferase RfbA, whose product MKGIILAGGSGTRLHPMTLVTSKQLMPVYDKPMIYYPLSTLMLAGIRDILIISTPKDLPNFQSLLGDGSKWGISLTYAEQPSPDGLAQAYIIGADFVGSNPSCLILGDNIFYGHGVNDLFRSAVARNDGATVFAYHVNDPERYGVVEFDKDMKAISIEEKPPTPRSSWAVTGLYFYDKDVVDIAANLKPSARGELEITDVNRVYLERGRLNVEKMGRGYAWLDTGTPDSLLDASEFVATLERRQGFKISCPEEIAYRLGFIDAQQLEALGLQYGKSAYGQYLLKKVL is encoded by the coding sequence ATGAAGGGTATCATTCTAGCCGGTGGCAGCGGCACCCGCCTGCATCCCATGACGCTAGTCACCTCCAAGCAGCTCATGCCTGTCTATGACAAGCCGATGATCTATTATCCGCTCTCGACGCTGATGCTGGCCGGGATTCGCGATATCCTGATCATTTCGACACCGAAGGATCTGCCGAATTTTCAAAGCCTGCTGGGCGATGGGTCGAAATGGGGGATTTCGTTGACCTATGCCGAGCAGCCGTCACCGGATGGCCTGGCGCAGGCCTATATTATCGGCGCGGATTTCGTCGGCTCTAATCCGTCTTGTTTGATCCTCGGCGACAATATTTTCTATGGCCATGGTGTCAACGACCTGTTCAGAAGTGCTGTGGCACGCAATGACGGGGCAACCGTATTTGCCTATCACGTCAATGATCCAGAACGCTATGGCGTTGTGGAATTCGACAAGGACATGAAGGCGATTTCGATCGAGGAAAAGCCGCCAACGCCGCGGTCGAGCTGGGCCGTGACCGGGCTTTACTTCTACGACAAGGATGTCGTGGATATCGCCGCAAACCTCAAGCCATCGGCGCGTGGCGAGCTGGAAATCACCGACGTCAACCGGGTCTATCTGGAACGCGGCCGGCTTAATGTCGAGAAAATGGGCCGTGGCTATGCGTGGCTGGATACCGGCACCCCCGACAGTCTGCTGGATGCCTCGGAATTCGTTGCCACGCTGGAACGCCGTCAGGGCTTCAAGATTTCCTGCCCGGAAGAGATCGCCTATCGGCTCGGTTTCATCGACGCTCAGCAGTTGGAGGCGCTCGGCCTGCAATATGGCAAGAGCGCTTATGGGCAATATCTGCTGAAAAAAGTGCTCTAA
- a CDS encoding UDP-glucose dehydrogenase family protein — MNVRITMVGTGYVGLVSGACFAELGHDVICVDKDPRKIEMLHQGKMPIYEPGLDELVQRNVAAGRITFTTDLAASVKDRDAVFIAVGTPTEAGSDRADLKYVFAAAAEIAKAVTGFTVIVTKSTVPVGTNRQVFDIAKANAAPDVRIAVASNPEFLREGAAIKDFLEPDRIVVGVDTPQSGEVMERIYAPLLLNGNVPFFSTGIETAELIKYAANAFLAVKISFINEMANLCEAVGATVEDVAHGIGLDKRIGRAFLNTGPGWGGSCFPKDTRALLATAADAGIDSLVVSSAVNANNQRKADMVTKVIEAAGGDVEGKKIAVLGVTFKGQTDDMRESTSLVMLPALQAKGAKVAAFDPSSPHDAASQLPGVEMTKTAKEAATGADVLVILTDWMVFKTYNFKEIASVMASPVLVDLRNMFNANEAQKNGFSHYVSLGR, encoded by the coding sequence ATGAACGTTCGCATTACCATGGTAGGCACCGGCTATGTGGGCCTGGTCAGCGGTGCATGCTTTGCCGAGCTGGGCCATGACGTCATCTGCGTCGATAAGGACCCGCGCAAGATCGAAATGCTGCATCAAGGCAAGATGCCGATCTATGAGCCGGGTTTGGATGAACTGGTTCAGCGCAATGTGGCAGCCGGGCGCATCACCTTCACCACCGACCTTGCCGCAAGCGTCAAGGACCGCGATGCCGTGTTCATCGCCGTCGGCACACCAACCGAGGCGGGCTCGGACCGGGCCGATCTGAAATATGTGTTTGCCGCCGCTGCCGAAATTGCCAAGGCCGTCACCGGCTTTACGGTCATCGTCACCAAATCGACAGTGCCGGTTGGCACCAACCGTCAGGTGTTTGACATCGCCAAGGCCAATGCCGCCCCGGATGTGCGGATCGCGGTTGCGTCCAATCCCGAATTTCTGCGCGAAGGCGCCGCCATCAAGGATTTTCTGGAGCCGGACCGGATCGTCGTCGGCGTCGATACCCCTCAGTCTGGCGAGGTGATGGAACGGATTTATGCGCCGCTGCTGCTAAACGGTAATGTTCCTTTCTTCAGCACCGGGATTGAGACGGCTGAACTGATCAAATATGCCGCCAATGCCTTTCTCGCGGTCAAGATCAGCTTTATCAATGAAATGGCCAATCTATGCGAGGCCGTCGGCGCCACAGTTGAGGATGTGGCGCATGGCATCGGTCTCGACAAGCGGATCGGCCGGGCCTTTCTCAATACCGGCCCTGGCTGGGGCGGCTCCTGCTTTCCCAAGGATACCCGCGCGTTGCTGGCAACCGCTGCCGATGCCGGGATCGACTCGCTCGTCGTGTCTTCGGCGGTCAATGCCAACAACCAGCGCAAGGCCGATATGGTCACCAAGGTGATTGAGGCCGCGGGCGGTGATGTCGAGGGCAAGAAAATCGCCGTATTGGGCGTGACCTTCAAAGGCCAGACCGACGATATGCGCGAAAGCACCAGCCTGGTGATGCTGCCTGCCTTGCAGGCGAAAGGCGCAAAGGTTGCTGCTTTCGATCCGTCAAGCCCACATGACGCGGCAAGTCAGTTGCCGGGTGTTGAAATGACCAAGACAGCCAAGGAAGCCGCGACCGGCGCCGATGTTCTGGTCATCCTGACCGACTGGATGGTCTTCAAGACCTATAATTTCAAGGAAATCGCCAGTGTCATGGCGTCTCCTGTGCTGGTCGATCTTCGCAATATGTTCAATGCCAATGAAGCGCAGAAGAATGGATTTTCTCACTATGTCTCGCTGGGACGGTGA
- a CDS encoding CvpA family protein — protein MPITIFDGIVIGVVLFSAVLAMIRGFSREILSIASWVGAIAAAYYLYPFILPYVKNYTNDQRIAVAASAGGVFLLALILISFITSRIADFIIDSRIGALDRTLGFLFGAARGILLLVVAVAFWNWLIDAKQRPDWVNNAKSKPFLDALVVKLEAVLPDDIEPQLRARILGKQQTAPAEGQAPADDAPAQTPGQTPAPAN, from the coding sequence ATGCCCATTACGATTTTCGACGGTATTGTCATCGGTGTCGTGCTGTTTTCAGCCGTGCTGGCGATGATCCGCGGCTTTTCACGCGAGATCCTGTCGATTGCCAGTTGGGTGGGCGCCATTGCGGCGGCCTATTATCTTTATCCTTTCATTCTTCCCTATGTGAAGAATTATACCAACGACCAGCGGATCGCCGTTGCCGCCTCTGCAGGCGGGGTATTCCTGCTGGCCCTGATCCTGATCTCGTTTATCACCTCGCGCATTGCCGACTTCATCATCGACAGCCGGATCGGCGCATTGGACCGTACCCTCGGCTTTCTGTTCGGAGCGGCGCGCGGCATCCTGCTGCTGGTTGTGGCCGTCGCCTTCTGGAACTGGCTGATCGATGCCAAGCAGCGGCCGGACTGGGTCAACAACGCCAAGTCGAAACCGTTCCTCGATGCGCTGGTAGTCAAGCTGGAAGCGGTGCTGCCCGACGATATCGAACCGCAACTGCGCGCCCGCATCCTCGGCAAACAACAGACAGCACCTGCTGAAGGCCAGGCGCCTGCAGACGATGCGCCAGCCCAGACACCAGGTCAGACACCCGCGCCAGCCAATTGA
- a CDS encoding glycosyltransferase family 2 protein encodes MRDGQDSTELAQVCAAQGPAARRLADKPVMISVHDPDGCLGPSPRLLLHRPGRVPAILKRSLIVKNSGRFLGWMPDDLDSIAVVATPAKDRVNAVRQPTVTIRTLSIAEAVLRVLIRWPHTARTLLRLLAARNVKGATFRFLRHFEALSSPRYQDWLRLRDEVDRPPAISSSSAPLVLVSVMGAGERRSVTRKSLDRQTYRQVEFVDLEDLAGDLASRATEKDLFWLLVPAGVTLSPLALQWMADCLICHPQAAGVYCDEDQTTRKGEPAVPLFKPAWNLPLVQTGWLPMDCVLLRPACLPQPVDVTSFDANQLVIQAAAAGDILHLPRVLAHRSSPRPALTLSRPLLRPGSSRPPVTVIIPTRDRADLLSACLDGLLGRTDHGELDIIVIDNDSKEDATRILLDRIEAEGHVRRLPMPGTFNFSRACNLGVDQARHDRILLLNNDVEPLERDWLGEMNAELDDPQVGAVGALLLYPDGFVQHAGVTLGAGSIARHSFHFHDPDGGEDHGLLAQRRHVSAVTAACLLTRKSHWLQVGGMDEANLPVAFNDVDYCLKLRRAGLDIVWTPHARLVHRESVSRGRDDTVEKRLRFAGEEKVMFERWSDVIDNDPCYNPNCSLSAGDFVLEAAPRDLSARSGRIR; translated from the coding sequence GTGCGTGATGGACAGGATTCGACCGAGCTGGCGCAGGTATGCGCCGCACAGGGTCCGGCTGCCCGCCGTCTGGCCGATAAGCCGGTGATGATTTCAGTCCATGATCCCGATGGCTGCCTTGGGCCTTCGCCGCGTCTCTTGCTTCATCGTCCCGGTCGGGTTCCAGCCATTCTCAAGCGTTCGCTTATCGTGAAAAACTCTGGCCGCTTCCTGGGATGGATGCCCGACGATCTGGACTCGATTGCCGTCGTCGCGACACCGGCAAAGGACCGGGTCAACGCAGTTCGGCAACCGACCGTCACGATCCGCACGCTGTCCATCGCCGAAGCTGTCCTGCGGGTGCTGATCCGCTGGCCCCATACCGCACGCACCTTGCTCCGCTTGCTGGCGGCGCGAAACGTCAAGGGTGCGACGTTCCGGTTCCTCCGGCATTTCGAGGCCTTATCGTCACCCCGCTATCAGGATTGGCTTCGGCTGCGCGATGAGGTGGACAGGCCACCAGCCATTTCTAGCAGCTCGGCGCCTCTCGTTTTGGTCAGTGTTATGGGAGCGGGTGAGCGGCGGTCCGTCACGCGCAAAAGCCTTGATCGGCAGACTTATCGGCAAGTTGAATTTGTCGATCTGGAAGACCTGGCCGGTGACCTGGCAAGCCGCGCGACAGAGAAGGATCTGTTCTGGCTGCTGGTGCCGGCCGGCGTCACCTTGTCGCCATTGGCGCTGCAATGGATGGCGGATTGCCTGATCTGTCACCCGCAGGCGGCGGGGGTTTATTGCGACGAGGACCAGACTACCCGCAAGGGTGAGCCAGCTGTGCCGTTGTTCAAACCAGCCTGGAACCTGCCCTTGGTGCAAACCGGCTGGCTGCCGATGGACTGCGTTCTCTTGCGTCCTGCCTGCCTACCGCAACCTGTCGATGTCACCAGTTTCGATGCGAACCAACTCGTCATCCAGGCAGCAGCAGCGGGGGACATTCTTCATCTGCCCCGCGTTCTGGCTCACCGATCCTCTCCGCGACCGGCTCTCACGCTATCGCGGCCCTTGCTGCGACCGGGCAGCTCTCGCCCGCCTGTCACCGTGATCATTCCAACCCGGGACCGGGCGGATCTTCTTTCAGCCTGTCTTGATGGCCTGCTGGGTCGCACCGATCATGGCGAATTGGATATTATCGTCATCGACAATGACAGCAAGGAGGATGCGACGCGCATACTTCTCGACAGGATCGAGGCGGAAGGCCATGTGCGGCGCTTGCCGATGCCCGGCACCTTCAATTTTTCCAGAGCCTGCAATCTCGGCGTCGATCAGGCCCGGCATGACCGGATTCTGCTGCTCAACAACGATGTCGAACCGCTGGAGCGCGACTGGCTGGGCGAGATGAATGCCGAGTTGGATGATCCCCAAGTCGGGGCTGTCGGTGCCCTGTTGCTCTATCCCGATGGTTTTGTCCAGCATGCCGGTGTCACGCTGGGGGCGGGGTCCATTGCCCGCCACAGTTTCCATTTTCATGATCCTGACGGTGGCGAGGATCATGGCCTGCTTGCGCAGCGCCGCCATGTTTCCGCCGTCACGGCGGCCTGCCTCTTGACCCGCAAAAGCCATTGGTTACAGGTGGGTGGCATGGACGAAGCGAATTTACCGGTCGCCTTCAACGATGTCGATTACTGCCTGAAGCTGCGCCGCGCTGGTCTCGATATCGTCTGGACGCCTCATGCACGCCTTGTTCATCGTGAATCCGTATCGCGTGGGCGGGACGATACCGTCGAAAAGCGGCTGCGCTTTGCCGGGGAGGAGAAGGTAATGTTCGAACGCTGGTCCGACGTGATCGACAACGATCCCTGCTACAATCCGAACTGCTCGCTGAGCGCTGGTGATTTCGTGCTGGAAGCGGCCCCGCGTGACCTGTCGGCAAGGAGTGGCCGTATCCGATGA
- a CDS encoding glycosyl transferase group 1/2 family protein: MKKRWYWPVLEQVLPRPRLRDQADGKPRRPVKSVLVFGRVPNPTFDYYLPVRLSAEGMPPYQVHDIRKLDGGALDPDGAFVVICRYASRPLLRWIETHADKLAGVGLLLDDDINAVISSRDADIAYSLFLWFRALYPLRRLNRHLDILWLSTPQLFQAIGEPKARILPPAPPISLWERRLPADGRADSAANQDKVVVAYHATGVHVAEHHFLKPVIRTVLEQRPQAVFEVFAGKKARAIWKDMNRVTVKAPVSWPQYLVYAGRAQVDIMLVPLAPSEANDSRACTKFIDAARLGAAGLFSEGLAYGAEADDAQPRLPYDQAAWIAEIIRLIDNPAERAEGAERIRNKVALMGTTFEPLLP; the protein is encoded by the coding sequence ATGAAAAAACGGTGGTACTGGCCGGTTCTGGAGCAGGTTTTGCCGCGACCCCGGCTGCGGGACCAAGCGGATGGAAAGCCGCGCCGCCCAGTCAAGTCGGTTCTGGTCTTCGGTCGCGTTCCAAACCCCACGTTCGACTATTATCTGCCCGTCCGGTTGAGTGCAGAGGGCATGCCTCCCTATCAGGTTCACGATATCAGAAAGCTTGACGGGGGCGCACTCGACCCCGACGGCGCATTTGTGGTGATCTGTCGCTATGCGTCACGGCCCTTGCTGCGCTGGATCGAAACCCATGCTGACAAGCTCGCCGGTGTCGGTCTGCTGCTGGATGACGACATCAATGCCGTCATATCCAGCCGTGACGCCGATATCGCCTATAGCCTGTTCCTGTGGTTTAGGGCGCTTTATCCGCTGCGACGCCTGAACCGCCATCTCGACATTCTCTGGCTGTCCACACCGCAATTGTTCCAGGCGATTGGCGAACCGAAGGCCCGTATCCTGCCGCCAGCTCCTCCCATCAGCCTTTGGGAGCGCCGGTTACCTGCCGATGGGAGGGCGGATAGCGCCGCCAACCAGGACAAGGTGGTGGTTGCCTATCACGCCACGGGGGTGCATGTGGCGGAACATCACTTCCTGAAGCCGGTCATCCGGACCGTGCTGGAACAGCGCCCCCAGGCGGTGTTCGAAGTGTTTGCGGGCAAGAAGGCCCGCGCGATATGGAAAGACATGAACCGCGTAACGGTGAAGGCGCCAGTGTCCTGGCCACAATATCTGGTTTACGCGGGAAGGGCGCAGGTCGATATCATGCTGGTGCCTTTGGCGCCGTCTGAGGCCAATGACAGCCGGGCCTGCACCAAATTCATCGATGCCGCCCGGCTCGGTGCGGCAGGGCTGTTCTCAGAAGGCCTGGCCTATGGCGCCGAGGCTGATGATGCACAACCTCGATTGCCCTATGATCAGGCTGCCTGGATCGCAGAAATCATCCGCTTGATCGATAATCCCGCGGAAAGAGCCGAGGGAGCCGAGCGGATTCGTAACAAAGTGGCCCTGATGGGCACGACTTTCGAGCCGCTATTACCGTAA
- the purF gene encoding amidophosphoribosyltransferase: protein MKQSISSTFLEDLDGDTLHEECGVFGILGHQDAATLTALGLHALQHRGQEAAGLVSFDGKQFHTEKHMGLVGDHYTNPVTLAKLPGSAAIGHTRYSTTGEVALRNVQPLFAELEEGGIAIAHNGNFTNGLTLRRQIIATGAICQSTSDTEVVLHLIARSRHSSTADRFIDAIRQMEGGYSMLAMTRTKLIAARDPIGIRPLVMGDLDGKPIFCSETCALDIIGAKFVRDVENGEVIICEIQPDGSITIDSRRPARPQAERPCLFEYVYFARPDSVVSGRNVYQTRKAMGMNLAKEAPCDGDVVVPVPDGGTPAALGYAQASGIPFEYGIIRNHYVGRTFIEPTQQIRAFGVKLKHSANRAMIEGKRVVLVDDSIVRGTTSLKIVQMIRDAGAKEVHIRVASPMIYHPDFYGIDTPDAEKLLANQYAGAEAMAKFIGADSLAFLSIDGLYMAVGGEARNAANPQFTDHYFTGDYPTRLLDKEGEKMGGRKVSVMSING from the coding sequence ATGAAACAGTCTATTTCCTCGACTTTCCTTGAAGACCTCGATGGCGACACGCTGCATGAAGAATGCGGCGTGTTCGGCATTCTGGGCCATCAGGATGCCGCAACCCTGACCGCTCTCGGACTGCATGCGCTTCAGCATCGTGGCCAGGAGGCAGCCGGACTGGTTTCCTTTGACGGCAAGCAGTTTCACACCGAAAAGCATATGGGCCTTGTCGGCGACCACTATACCAATCCAGTGACGCTGGCAAAATTGCCGGGTTCCGCCGCCATCGGCCATACCCGCTATTCCACCACTGGCGAAGTGGCGTTGCGCAATGTGCAGCCACTGTTTGCCGAATTGGAGGAAGGCGGCATCGCCATTGCCCATAACGGCAATTTCACCAATGGCCTGACGCTGCGCCGCCAGATCATTGCCACCGGGGCCATCTGTCAATCGACCTCGGATACCGAAGTCGTGCTGCATCTGATCGCCCGCTCCCGTCACAGCTCCACCGCCGACCGCTTCATCGATGCCATCAGGCAGATGGAAGGTGGTTATTCGATGCTGGCGATGACCCGCACCAAACTGATCGCCGCCCGCGACCCGATCGGCATCCGGCCTCTGGTGATGGGCGATCTCGACGGCAAGCCGATTTTTTGTTCGGAAACCTGCGCACTCGACATTATCGGCGCGAAATTCGTCCGTGATGTTGAAAATGGCGAAGTGATCATCTGCGAGATCCAGCCGGATGGCTCGATCACCATCGACAGCCGCCGTCCAGCACGCCCGCAGGCCGAGCGTCCCTGCCTGTTCGAATATGTCTATTTCGCCCGCCCCGATTCGGTCGTCAGCGGTCGCAACGTCTATCAGACCCGCAAGGCCATGGGCATGAACCTGGCGAAGGAAGCCCCTTGCGATGGCGATGTCGTGGTGCCTGTTCCAGATGGCGGCACGCCGGCTGCACTGGGCTATGCCCAGGCCAGCGGCATTCCGTTCGAATACGGCATCATCCGCAATCACTATGTCGGACGCACCTTTATCGAGCCGACGCAGCAGATCCGCGCCTTCGGCGTCAAGCTGAAGCATTCGGCCAACCGGGCGATGATCGAGGGTAAGCGAGTTGTCCTGGTGGACGATTCCATCGTGCGCGGCACGACATCGCTGAAGATCGTCCAGATGATCCGCGATGCCGGAGCCAAGGAAGTGCATATCCGTGTTGCCAGCCCGATGATCTACCATCCGGATTTCTACGGCATCGACACGCCGGATGCCGAAAAGCTGCTCGCCAATCAATATGCGGGCGCCGAAGCCATGGCGAAATTTATCGGCGCCGATTCGCTTGCCTTCCTGTCCATCGATGGGCTGTACATGGCCGTAGGCGGCGAGGCCCGCAATGCCGCCAATCCGCAATTTACCGATCACTATTTCACCGGCGACTACCCGACCCGTCTCCTGGACAAGGAAGGCGAGAAAATGGGCGGCCGCAAGGTGTCGGTTATGTCTATCAACGGCTGA